One region of Culex pipiens pallens isolate TS chromosome 2, TS_CPP_V2, whole genome shotgun sequence genomic DNA includes:
- the LOC120424112 gene encoding uncharacterized protein LOC120424112 isoform X6, with the protein MRPITIIPTSPVVASTGTTSSQQRPTSSPSNPETNGRPLSNGTSNPSNPEPKLSPLSPSSSTASFLSKKILSKSDSKTEVNVTKKPPPAAAPKRSSLLSDSISKFEQNCDGGAKPKVSWKSFIKPSASKDKLAVNGSSITAAVANETETTPHETKVKTPLDENNNEVKSDEPKQQQLDEPATISNAKPMLKPKPTITNGAASVILESKTETHPEPSSPVVTTNGVIIVENGNASQPASEESPSLPTSPPPPGPVKVKRIVKKIIRRTVTKSSSDLSTLGGGEQQEGEKVVKIIKKKVVKAKPVEVEVGEDAVIAVTNQATPATPVSNGNAADTAAKLTLPEPKLAPIVIEHKALNPPEVVTTTISDQPISDSPTTLLLNGKSPVRPQIRPMLPAHRAHTIDLGSAQETILKLPPTPPAIVVQAQSPPLHPKTVLSPSMDRRRSWGKLDKMPLSLALSRDSTLDDFSRESSLVSPSRSTSPAYSLSSTRSSSVLSNYESWQSSRSVTPRRVHSQSYHEPDDLDHHLQRIHPATRASPALSERSNASDYLSEKIDHFLKRTDYATQEWKKVGRSSTNSDLISELYGTSRSKSVSSIMSRGLQLLRDHPMAVSRSSSRMSSVSRDDSFQDCLDDDNRTVVDDNELSEMTAEFAEEHSSSNLISERLEAETTERLRLEKEVKEHETKYRNLQESSEKLEMELLCAKSDLNGDLDDDLEGDEAGANAYRLKYERVARELEFTKKRLQTQHEHDLEQLIALKKQLEKKLADAYEEVEEQRQVVGQWKRKAQKMTNEMNDLRMLLEEQNSRNNLLEKRQRKFDSECQALQDSARQEKQAKERLTREKDVLIAEKFTIEQTLSDVRLELELKEEKYSALQRELEEMTFGGGTEEEIAQLKRQKMELDRRCKEQEEELDEMAGQIQLLEQAKLRLEMSLETMRKDARKEAQQRDDELEEVRGSSYKKIKSLECQLEQEHEERTLLLREKHDLERRLNNLEDQDRVERAAEEAASQKLKRDLRKYKALLRDAQSQLERAKSDSAGKALIRQLRNQLEDAESARSAAVKVRQVAESELQDVQLMLEEAQRARFDSEERATAAQRDRAELQAQIDENDEEMAELMKKYSATVKQLSSEQAMITDYELKISELESEKKSLKEQISDLTSRLESVENIGDSSTSIQFKRLELRTKELESRLEFEQATRARMEIQLNRHKDSLEKAQSEISQTRTKEMHAQEALKKAQKTIRELREELHLVANKEQESLTKRKDLEKRLECVEAEAASARADLRLALQRIADLQQAMEEGDSYHSDSENSDSSIDSVSEVNYHSPTKISSLRARSGETNGTGTNGSSTTLCIREEKENTPRIRYKYKPRGLRRRRLPFTIAEEDEAEDGVRPCEDLGNDDASQLDSVIESIKSAIGDEVEEDGADDGETNKVPPAPKYTGAIKKTVIGKSPVSIKDELELSDANNNVIPKGQNKTLESTIVAEIAKASTVVADHLNDDSRFDLTALKSIKEKIKSLNNSLKEEAAQERCCKYEFPPPPPIVLSASQSKLESARIPDKATNDSFSKLDQISAELNLEGIRSMKEKIRNLKKRLQDESGSSEEPINKAQIASEIVEMKKTLTLTAAFINKSSEKLSLSRSSSQKEEKAPTLAPPTTNGHSKETSPALSSGSRSPVRNNSTPIVPRSLAVAQVSNGVPRGAAFEESRLVSSLEQGSPPPPPLPEEEVKTAPKEEDAAAAVNNSPPSSACSSQPVDVSNLIEQSPLQCEAGSLPTTSGSCEETECKEEKMIVEGSEQDLQDEPEVVAKELSESLFCLPEANTSSEAPFALKITLNSINTAKAAELAEDHTNKCLEENADSTNTATATDLKKEEEDSNKNPELNKDSANSSMVVPEDVKVDDEIKSIEFVPPNTCFNIECRTSSTVCKCENIEQTIELLVKSMEVHRDEGSVVSEVTSHEVLQEKIDVPNVTSQVLIVQQEATEESIIPKEMVSTGESDEIVVPINQPADVEQQLPVTLVASNTDELVETVPPIVAKQTEEVLSIVDDLEKPLQIENSNEMINTDVQLIENLTEIKPPEEVKQQPMPEEVIPHIDENNNQDKPAQQVPPPTANKETKATLKPSKSKPNCHHGSLKRNVKPDNSKIGFGSKSNPSSRRSSLSSEHGAKPANTIFTDLAKGGICPAEKKQVVEVVPPPTLSNVVPTEEDMSKNQVSERALVEFDCTNESSSCCSVVAPSAAVSTDVVVVAPSKGSPSPRPLSYAESLKKARSPPKVEPWVAIKQEYDKKAAAAKARKQQQQQQPRVRHPSLARNGSSSSIPRDGSVTIRQSKSATKVYAKDANLSLSLPSGKPNVEPTTTAAKPATQNRSKSGQRNGTAQQLVAKDTNKSNSNLVQDKKLREAKGQSQQSHQHHRQSRQTTASNSSSNKKK; encoded by the exons ATGCGTCCTATCACAATCATTCCGACGTCCCCGGTGGTGGCCAGTACCGGTACAACTAGCAGTCAGCAGCGACCGACATCAAGCCCGAGCAACCCTGAGACAAACGGTCGACCATTGAGCAATGGAACTTCAAACCCCTCGAATCCCGAACCTAAACTATCACCCTTATCACCGTCATCATCAACCGCatcatttttatcgaaaaaaatactctcgAAATCCGACTCGAAAACGGAAGTTAACGTTACGAAGAAACCGCCTCCTGCCGCAGCCCCCAAGCGATCGTCACTGCTAAGCGACAGCATTTCCAAGTTTGAACAGAACTGCGATGGCGGCGCCAAGCCAAAAGTATCGTGGAAAAGCTTTATAAAACCATCGGCCAGCAAGGACAAACTGGCCGTAAACGGCAGCAGCATTACCGCGGCTGTAGCCAACGAAACTGAAACGACCCCTCACGAGACAAAAGTGAAAACGCCGCTGGACGAGAATAACAATGAAGTGAAATCGGATGAGCCCAAACAGCAGCAGCTGGACGAGCCTGCCACAATCAGCAATGCAAAACCGATGCTCAAGCCTAAACCCACGATCACGAACGGGGCAGCCTCCGTGATTTTGGAGTCGAAAACAGAGACACATCCTGAACCGTCGTCGCCAGTCGTAACAACAAACGGCGTGATCATCGTCGAAAATGGGAATGCGTCACAACCTGCCAGCGAAGAGAGTCCATCATTACCAACTTCACCCCCGCCGCCGGGGCCAGTGAAAGTGAAAAGAATTGTGAAAAAGATCATTCGAAGAACGGTGACGAAATCATCGTCCGATCTATCAACACTTGGAGGCGGCGAGCAGCAGGAAGGcgaaaaagttgtaaaaatcaTCAAGAAAAAAGTCGTTAAAGCAAAACCAGTCGAAGTTGAAGTCGGCGAGGATGCGGTGATCGCTGTCACAAATCAAGCAACACCCGCAACGCCAGTTTCAAACGGAAATGCTGCCGACACCGCGGCCAAACTTACCCTTCCGGAACCAAAATTGGCGCCCATCGTCATTGAGCATAAAGCTTTAAATCCACCGGAAGTTGTTACCACCACCATCAGCGACCAGCCAATCTCTGATTCGCCAACTACGTTACTACTAAATGGAAAATCTCCCGTCCGACCGCAGATCCGACCAATGCTTCCGGCACATCGCGCTCACACAATTGACCTTGGATCGGCCCAGGAAACGATCCTCAAACTGCCACCAACTCCACCAGCCATCGTGGTACAAGCTCAGTCCCCACCGCTGCACCCCAAAACTGTCCTCTCTCCGTCCATGGACCGCCGACGCAGCTGGGGCAAACTGGACAAGATGCCACTTTCGCTGGCACTCTCGCGTGACAGCACGCTGGACGACTTTTCGCGAGAATCGTCCCTTGTCTCACCCTCGCGATCAACCTCGCCCGCATACTCTCTCTCCTCGACGCGATCTTCTTCCGTGCTAAGCAATTACGAATCGTGGCAATCGTCGCGATCGGTCACCCCCCGACGAGTGCACTCTCAGTCTTATCACGAGCCGGATGATTTGGATCATCACCTCCAAAGGATCCATCCGGCAACGCGTGCTTCCCCCGCCCTCTCCGAACGATCAAACGCCTCGGACTACCTCAGCGAAAAGATCGATCACTTCCTCAAGCGCACCGACTATGCCACACAAGAGTGGAAAAAAGTGGGCAGGAGTTCAACCAATTCTGACCTCATAAGCGAACTGTACGGAACGAGCCGCTCCAAAAGCGTTTCCAGCATCATGTCCCGCGGGCTGCAACTGCTCCGGGATCATCCGATGGCGGTGTCGCGGTCGAGCTCCCGCATGTCCTCGGTCAGTCGAGACGACTCGTTCCAAGACTGTCTGGACGACGATAACCGCACGGTTGTGGACGACAACGAG TTATCCGAGATGACTGCCGAATTCGCGGAAGAACACTCGTCGTCCAACCTTATCAGCGAGCGACTGGAAGCCGAGACGACGGAAAGACTGAGACTGGAGAAGGAGGTGAAGGAGCATGAGACCAAGTACCGCAACCTGCAGGAATCGTCGGAAAAGCTCGAGATGGAGTTGCTCTGTGCCAAATCCGATTTGAACGGTGACCTGGACGATGACCTTGAGGGGGACGAAGCCGGTGCCAACGCGTACCGGCTCAAGTACGAACGGGTCGCCCGCGAGTTGGAGTTCACCAAGAAGCGTCTCCAGACCCAGCACGAGCACGATTTGGAGCAACTGATTGCGCTGAAGAAGCAGCTGGAGAAGAAG CTGGCCGACGCCTACGAAGAGGTGGAAGAACAGCGCCAAGTCGTAGGTCAGTGGAAGCGAAAGGCCCAAAAGATGACCAACGAAATGAACGACCTGCGGATGCTGCTGGAGGAGCAAAACAGTCGCAACAATCTGCTCGAAAAGCGCCAGCGGAAGTTTGACTCCGAGTGCCAAGCGTTGCAG GATTCCGCCCGACAGGAGAAACAAGCAAAAGAGCGACTCACACGCGAGAAAGACGTACTGATTGCCGAGAAGTTTACGATCGAGCAGACGTTATCG GACGTGCGGCTCGAGCTTGAGCTGAAGGAGGAAAAGTACAGCGCCCTGCAACGCGAGCTGGAGGAAATGACCTTTGGCGGTGGCACCGAGGAGGAGATTGCCCAGTTGAAGCGCCAGAAGATGGAACTGGACCGACGCTGCAAGGAGCAGGAGGAAGAGCTGGATGAAATGGCCGGTCAAATTCAG ttGCTCGAGCAAGCGAAGTTACGCTTGGAGATGTCGTTGGAAACCATGCGTAAGGATGCGAGGAAGGAAGCCCAGCAGCGAGATGATGAACTGGAGGAAGTGCGAGGCAGTTCGTACAAAAAGATCAAATCGCTCGAGTGCCAGCTGGAGCAAGAGCACGAGGAACGAACGTTGCTACTGAGGGAAAAGCATGATCTAGAGCGACGTCTCAACAACCTCGAGGACCAGGACCGAGTTGAGAGGGCAGCGGAAGAGGCCGCCTCCCAGAAGCTGAAACGCGATCTCAGGAAGTACAAAGCGCTGCTCCGCGATGCACAAAGTCAGCTAGAACGAGCCAAGTCCGACTCGGCTGGCAAGGCGCTGATTCGTCAGCTCCGCAACCAGTTGGAAGACGCCGAATCTGCACGATCGGCTGCGGTGAAGGTACGCCAAGTGGCGGAAAGTGAACTGCAGGACGTGCAGCTGATGCTGGAAGAAGCTCAACGGGCAAGGTTTGACTCGGAGGAACGTGCCACTGCAGCTCAGCGCGATCGTGCTGAACTGCAGGCGCAGATTGACGAGAACGATGAAGAGATGGCCGAGCTGATGAAAAAGTACAGCGCCACCGTCAAACAGTTGAGCTCTGAACAAGCAATGATCACGGACTACGAACTGAAAATTTCCGAACTCGAATCGGAGAAGAAATCACTTAAGGAGCAAATCTCCGACCTCACGTCACGGTTGGAGAGTGTGGAAAACATTGGCGATTCCTCAACCAGCATCCAGTTTAAGCGGCTGGAGCTACGAACCAAAGAGTTGGAATCGCGGCTGGAGTTTGAGCAGGCAACGCGTGCCCGCATGGAAATTCAGCTGAATCGCCATAAAGATTCCCTGGAAAAGGCCCAGAGTGAGATTAGTCAAACGCGAACAAAGGAAATGCACGCCCAAGAGGCACTCAAGAAGGCCCAGAAGACGATTCGGGAGTTGCGCGAGGAGCTTCACCTGGTGGCGAACAAGGAGCAGGAAAGCCTCACCAAGCGCAAGGACCTCGAGAAGCGGCTGGAATGCGTGGAAGCGGAAGCTGCCTCGGCCCGGGCCGACCTCCGGCTGGCGCTGCAGAGAATTGCCGATCTGCAGCAGGCGATGGAGGAGGGCGATTCGTACCACTCGGATAG TGAAAACAGCGACAGCTCGATCGACTCAGTCAGCGAGGTGAACTACCACAGTCCGACGAAGATTTCGTCGCTCAGGGCGAGGTCGGGCGAAACGAACGGCACCGGTACGAACGGAAGCAGCACAACGCTGTGCATCCGCGAGGAAAAAGAAAATACGCCAAG GATAAGGTACAAGTATAAGCCGCGAGGTCTTCGCCGGAGACGTCTTCCGTTCACCATCGCCGAGGAGGACGAAGCGGAAGACGGTGTGAGGCCGTGTGAGGATCTGGGCAACGATGACGCTTCCCAGTTGGATAGTGTGATTGAGTCGATCAAGAGTGCGATCGGAGACGAAGTGGAGGAGGATGGGGCAGATGACGGGGAGACGAATAAGGTTCCTCCAGCGCCCAAATATACGGGAGCTATCAAGAAGACGGTGATTGGTAAAAGTCCAGTCTCGATAAAAGACGAACTGGAGCTGAGTGATGCGAACAACAATGTGATACCAAAAGGGCAGAATAAAACGCTGGAATCGACGATCGTCGCGGAGATTGCCAAAGCGTCGACGGTTGTGGCGGATCACTTGAACGATGATTCTCGGTTCGATTTGACTGCATTAAAATCGATCAAAGAGAAGATAAAAAGTCTGAACAACAGTCTTAAGGAGGAGGCAGCGCAGGAACGCTGCTGCAAGTATGAATTCCCGCCACCACCGCCGATTGTGCTGTCGGCATCTCAATCAAAGTTAGAGTCCGCTAGAATTCCGGACAAAGCGACTAACGATAGTTTTAGTAAGCTTGACCAGATCAGTGCCGAGCTTAACCTGGAAGGCATTCGATCCATGAAGGAAAAGATTAGGAATCTGAAGAAACGACTTCAGGATGAGTCCGGATCATCGGAGGAGCCAATCAACAAGGCTCAGATTGCCAGCGAAATTGTTGAGATGAAAAAGACTCTGACTTTGACAGCCGCATTTATTAACAAAAGCTCGGAGAAGCTATCACTCAGCCGGTCGTCTTCGCAGAAGGAGGAAAAGGCGCCCACTTTGGCTCCGCCAACAACGAATGGGCACTCCAAAGAGACGTCACCTGCCCTGTCGTCTGGCAGCCGATCTCCAGTACGAAACAACTCGACACCTATCGTGCCACGCTCGCTTGCTGTTGCTCAGGTATCGAATGGTGTTCCGCGCGGCGCCGCATTCGAGGAAAGCCGGTTGGTGTCTTCGCTAGAACAAG gttcgccgccgccgccaccactaCCGGAGGAGGAGGTGAAGACAGCGCCCAAAGAAGAAGACGCTGCAGCTGCTGTAAATAACTCGCCGCCGTCTAGTGCTTGCAGCAGTCAACCTGTGGATGTGTCTAATCTAATAGAACAATCGCCTTTGCAGTGCGAAGCCGGCTCTTTACCTACAACTTCTGGAAGTTGTGAGGAGACTGAATGTAAGGAAGAGAAGATGATCGTAGAAGGATCGGAACAGGATTTGCAGGATGAACCGGAGGTCGTCGCGAAAGAATTATCTGAATCTTTGTTTTGCTTACCGGAAGCTAACACTTCTAGCGAAGCACCTTTTGCTTTGAAAATTACTCTCAATTCAATCAATACCGCGAAAGCAGCTGAACTCGCAGAAGACCACACAAATAAATGTCTGGAAGAAAATGCAGATTCAACGAACACTGCCACAGCTACTGacttgaaaaaagaagaagaagactcCAATAAAAATCCTGAACTGAACAAGGATTCAGCGAACAGCAGCATGGTCGTACCAGAAGATGTGAAGGTGGACGATGAAATCAAAAGCATTGAATTTGTGCCCCCGAATACTTGCTTCAACATTGAATGCCGAACATCGTCGACAGTTTGCAAGTGTGAAAATATCGAGCAAACCATAGAATTGCTTGTAAAGTCAATGGAGGTTCATCGAGATGAAGGAAGTGTTGTTTCTGAAGTGACCAGTCACGAGGTTCTGCAAGAGAAAATAGACGTTCCAAATGTTACTTCTCAAGTTTTGATCGTTCAACAAGAAGCAACTGAAGAATCAATAATTCCTAAGGAAATGGTTTCAACTGGGGAATCTGACGAAATAGTTGTTCCAATCAATCAACCAGCTGATGTCGAACAGCAACTCCCTGTCACCTTAGTTGCTAGCAATACGGATGAACTGGTTGAAACTGTTCCTCCCATCGTCGCAAAACAAACTGAAGAAGTGCTGTCCATCGTAGACGATTTAGAGAAACCTTTGCAGATTGAAAATTCCAATGAAATGATCAACACTGATGtacaattgattgaaaatctgaccgaAATAAAGCCACCGGAAGAGGTAAAACAACAGCCAATGCCAGAGGAAGTTATCCCGCATATAGATGAAAACAACAACCAAGATAAACCAGCTCAACAAGTGCCACCACCAACAGCCAACAAAGAGACCAAAGCAACGTTAAAGCCCAGCAAAAGCAAACCCAACTGCCATCATGGTTCCCTCAAACGGAACGTTAAGCCCGATAACAGCAAAATCGGCTTCGGTTCAAAATCCAACCCAAGCTCGCGCCGTTCGTCGTTGTCGTCGGAGCACGGAGCGAAACCAGCAAACACAATCTTCACGGATCTGGCCAAGGGTGGAATCTGCCCGGCCGAAAAGAAGCAGGTAGTTGAAGTTGTTCCCCCACCAACCCTTTCGAATGTTGTCCCCACTGAAGAAGACATGTCCAAGAATCAAGTAAGTGAGCGCGCTTTAGTAGAGTTTGACTGTACCAATGAAAGTTCTTCTTGTTGTTCCGTTGTTGCGCCGTCGGCTGCAGTGTCTACTGATGTAGTAGTAGTGGCACCATCGAAGGGAAGCCCGTCGCCAAGGCCTCTCTCGTACGCGGAAAGTTTAAAGAAGGCACGATCGCCGCCAAAGGTAGAACCGTGGGTGGCGATCAAGCAAGAGTACGATAAAAAGGCTGCGGCGGCCAAAGCCaggaaacagcagcagcagcaacagccacGTGTGAGACACCCAAGTCTGGCTCGGAACGGAAGTTCCAGCTCGATTCCGAGGGATGGCAGCGTCACCATCCGGCAGAGCAAATCGGCGACGAAAGTTTACGCCAAGGACGCGAATCTCTCATTGTCGCTGCCCAGTGGAAAACCAAACGTGGAACCGACCACCACAGCTGCCAAGCCAGCAACACAGAATCGTAGCAAATCTGGTCAACGGAATGGAACGGCGCAGCAGCTTGTCGCAAAGGATACCAACAAGTCCAATTCAAACTTGGTGCAGGATAAGAAGCTGCGCGAAGCAAAGGGACAATCTCAACAAAGCCATCAGCATCATCGCCAAAGTCGACAAACGACGgcaagcaacagcagcagcaacaagaaAAAGTGA